The Porites lutea chromosome 11, jaPorLute2.1, whole genome shotgun sequence genome includes a region encoding these proteins:
- the LOC140953349 gene encoding uncharacterized protein KIAA1958-like, with translation MSERFVDVGSVDNFIAEQENKATLQKTQRDVKLLQTFLGTRNELRKGEEIPALELNEYICEFIISVRTKDGKDYEPSSLRSLLASFERHLKKNSYSASIMNDLVFEKTKKVLMSKQKELKKKGKGNRPNASMALTSDELNTLYEKGLLGTRNPEALLNTLWLNNTMHFGLRGCKEHRDMCWGDVKLKETADGKEYLEFNERQTKTRTGSDCRDIRAMPPKMLATDGSEKDPIVVYKLYAQKRPEKMSKDDSPFYLAVNNNLKAESLQAKEWFKVGPVGINKLNGLMKTMAQKAGINNERLRNHSGRKTMIQTLSENDIPPTHIAQLSGHKNLKSIENYSKVSTKQQMKMSQVLSSVVAGTATKTFSYEKVNPTISPSTSESQQSMALFSGAVIEEGNFSININTVNQSPKLKLGESRGILEE, from the coding sequence atgtCGGAAAGGTTTGTGGACGTCGGTTCAGTTGACAATTTTATTGcagaacaagaaaacaaagccaCATTACAAAAAACACAACGAGATGTAAAACTTTTGCAAACCTTTTTAGGAACCAGGAATGAACTTAGAAAAGGTGAAGAAATTCCAGCATTGGAGTTAAACGAATACATCTGCGAGTTTATCATTTCGGTCAGAACCAAAGATGGGAAAGACTATGAGCCTTCTTCGCTCCGAAGTCTATTGGCAAGTTTTGAACGACATCTAAAAAAGAACAGCTACTCTGCCAGTATCATGAATGACCTCGtatttgagaaaacaaaaaaagtccTCATGTCCAAACAGAAAGAgttaaagaagaaaggaaaaggaaacaggCCAAACGCTTCGATGGCTTTAACCAGTGATGAATTGAACACGCTATACGAAAAAGGCCTTCTCGGTACACGAAATCCTGAAGCGTTGTTAAACACACTCTGGTTAAACAACACTATGCATTTTGGCCTCAGAGGCTGCAAAGAACATAGAGACATGTGCTGGGGCGATGTAAAGTTGAAAGAAACAGCTGACGGCAAGGAATATTTGGAATTTAATGAAAGACAAACCAAAACAAGAACCGGTTCAGACTGCCGCGATATCAGGGCAATGCCGCCTAAAATGCTTGCCACTGATGGATCAGAAAAAGATCCTATAGTGGTCTACAAGCTCTACGCTCAGAAGAGACCTGAGAAAATGAGTAAAGACGATTCTCCCTTTTATTTAGCTGTCAACAACAACTTAAAGGCAGAGTCGCTTCAGGCGAAAGAGTGGTTCAAGGTTGGTCCTGTTGGCATAAACAAACTTAACGGTCTCATGAAAACTATGGCTCAAAAAGCAGGAATAAACAACGAACGTCTTCGAAATCACAGTGGTAGAAAAACTATGATACAAACACTCAGCGAAAATGATATTCCACCGACTCATATCGCTCAGTTGTCAGGACATAAAAATCTAAAAAGTATCGAAAACTACAGCAAGGTCTCGACAAAACAGCAGATGAAAATGTCTCAAGTTCTTAGCAGTGTTGTAGCTGGTACTGCAACCAAGACGTTCTCGTATGAAAAAGTTAATCCAACGATTTCTCCATCTACTTCTGAATCACAGCAATCTATGGCTTTGTTCAGCGGGGCTGTCATTGAAGAGGGCAATTTTTCAATCAACATAAACACAGTTAATCAGTCACCAAAGCTCAAACTAGGGGAATCTAGAGGAATTCTAGAGGAATAG